Within Ipomoea triloba cultivar NCNSP0323 chromosome 9, ASM357664v1, the genomic segment ACtgaataaaataacaattttgacAATAGATACTGGTCCTGTTATTTACCTTCCCCCATAGAGCAAGAAACCTAATGCTGCCACAAGTGAAACAACTGCACaaagtaaaaaagaaacaataagCACAGTAACCAAGGCTCGAAAAGTGATGCATGAAATATCCCAAATGTGAAAGCAAAGAGTTCAGTCTAGAGTTAACCGAGGTGATAAAGGAAGGAAAAGCGACAGAAGAAATATCCTACAGGCTTATAGAAACGAAGAGCTCTGCCCTAACTTAATAAAGTTGTTCGGTGGAAAACAACTCTATAAAAATACCTGCTACAAAGATCTTTCCAATGACGTCCATGGTATTATTGTCATTAAACCACAGATACACCCATATACCAGCCTGTACGATGTATATTCCCGCatttattgatatataaaaGATTTTGAGCTTATCAGTTGGCAAACTTCTAGCCTGCTCATATGTAAGGAAGAGAGAGAATTAGACGTGAATTTTCTGTATTAAATAGAGAAACGTAACCCATTAAAATGGAACTGAACTTGCCTGGTGATATATCTCGGCCCAGAACAGGACTAGAAGTGTATATGTTGAGAAAAAAAGCAGTCCCGGAATGTCCAACAGTGCAGTGGTTATGACCTGGTTGACACAGAGTAAACCCGATAAgcagcaaaaaaaaataaaaaatattactccatatataagtaaaataatgcgggaaagaagaagaagaatcatCACATGGCAGCATGGAACGGTGTCTTGTCATTCAGGCAATTACTTAGTTTAAGCaactaaaaattgaaaagaaaagttTGCTTAAGTAATGGGGGATACCTGCTCTAtcttaaaaatagaaaagtgGACATAGATAAATGCCTCAAGGCATCCTATCACACAGAAACCATATTCGAGGGAAGAGAATTATTTTGTTCGTTGTTCAAATACAAAGGTATCTATATTCTTTTCTTAATTCAAACAGAATGAAGTATGATTAATGTATGAAATGAATCTAATTAGAAATACATAACCACTTGATGAAATAGAAGGTAACTACCAATAATTGTTAAAGATTCAAGAAATACTTTTGGAGAGATTGATATACCTTGGGATGGAAAAGAAACACTCGTTTGTGAAACGCAAAGACAACAGCGCGAACTGAAACAAGATgcacaaatgaaattaattcgCAGCAATAGATGACGTCaaattatgttaagtgttttaCTTACCTCCATTTACAATGAAATTCATGAGATGAAAAACCTTTTGTGTTGTCCAGCCAAACTCAGGCACTCTCAATTCAATTCTTATCAATTGAATCTGCACAAGCAATCAAAAATATTCAGCCCAAacactatgaaaaataaatacagGATTAGTAAGAAAGTAAAACCAAACCCTAAACGTGAAGAATGGGATTGCAGGTCAATAGCTGCAACAACTTATGATCCCAATAGACTGTGCTATGATGATGGACAAGGTACCATAATTAAATGATTCAATAACAGTATGAATATTAGTTGCAGTATCCAAATGATTCAATAACTTCTAAAAGTCGACAACTATGTCCTAGATAAGGAGTACAACTTTATAGTTGATGGGCAGCTCAGTTGATTCCTGGGCCTAGCGGCTGCAGTGTGAGAGTTATACCCAATCTGGTGCCCTGGTGGGCTACTTGTGGGCGTTGGACACTGGTCCTCCCACCTAATGGGCCGTTGAGTCACCGTGATTAGTTGCCATATCACTCCTCAAGAAAAGGCTGCATCTTGAACTCAAACACATATCCAAGTACTCAAACCCTTCAAATGCCAAACAGCTAAATCCTAATATctccacccccaccccccaagAATAATAAACACCCTTATTTATTATATGCTTATTAATCAAGGCTAATCATTACAGATATAGCTGTTCAaccaaatcatcaatcaataCTATTGATTAATCATCAAGTTTTCTTATGGAGCAGTATTGGTCTCCATCTTTTTGAAAGCTCCAAACTTTATAAACACATTGGATTcacaaataaactaaaatttgacgaaTTCCCACAAAACAAAGtcatatacaattatacaaaggATTGAATATGAATTCaagctcatatatatatatatacatacaagagCAACGGCGGAGACGAGGCCATAGGCAACACAGAGTGAGTAAAAGATCCCATCTTGCCATTTAACTGATTCGTTGATCTCATTCCACCAGTTCGCCGGAAACGACCAAAAACCGCCGGCGATGTGCTCCAGTACTATTCTTGTCATTTCAGCTCTTCTCACCTCTCCTCTCCCTTCCAAAATTCAAGATTGAGAAAACACACaaaaaggaaagagaaagagagagaaaaatcagcaacgaagttatagataaatacaTACACAGTGCGTATTATATTCCAAATTAGAACGAGAGGCAAGAAACAGTACagaaaaaaatgcaaataaatTTCGATGAAGCAAAAAAAGGCCAAGTTCACAGGTTGTGTAGCTCAGGGCAACATGGTCCACAACTACGTTTGAACGCCCAACTGCTTCTCTATCCCTCACCTAACCCCAAAAGGTTGCGACTTTGCAAGTGCTGCTTCTCGAACTTCGTGGGTGCCGGGTGGGATTCGGAGattattatgtttttgttgCCGGTTCACTATCTTCTCGGAGTTCATCGTAATAATTGTCGTATTATTATACACTGCCTCAAAGGTGACTAGCATCGCTTAAGAATTTTTACggaatattattttcaaattcccTATAATATTAGAATCccttaaataaaagaaaaaaaatatcaccCACTATGTCACCCTTTCAGGACTGTACTcgtttctttaatttacaaaaaaaatctgcaattaatatattttgagacattataatcaattcaaatagtgaaaatcaataaacatgagacttaaatttaaaattttataattataagttAAATGTTCGACCAAATTAGTTAAGTTGTTCCGTCTTTGTTTCTCTTTCATAAAGAAGTTGctcacatttatttatttaatccaaataatattaataataattactccaattttttattatataataattattatataaataaatccaGGTATGCATATTTGCCAAACAGTGTTGTAGTACAAAAGTTGATAGGCATTGTCGTGGCACACGTGATGCAGTACGTGACCTCaacaaagtaattaaattacaatatgatatataaaatatatttttatttatatttgtttaaaacAATAGTCCGACCTACTATAGTtattataatcaaattatttaatttctcaGATATACATAAGCATTACTCTATGACTCTATGTTAACAAGTCATAATTCATGTTTCGAGtgaataaaatatgattattatattttaaaattacaaatttacccTCAGCTCGgatcataaaattatatttgaaaatattatattattttaaaatattatttgaattaaatacttcataaaaataaatgcccaatatgatattattatttggattgtgaaaaattagcattttttttgAATGTTTGTTTAATGAATGGCAGGATGGTATAAGCTTGAAAATGGGTGGAGTAGAAAAGGCTTTGAATCCAATAATTTGTGCTCCACTGCATGTGGGAAACTATATATGACTAAATAGGAAAAGTTAGTTATGATACAAAAGTTGGTTAAGAAACAAAAATGTCACAAACaagattttttgtttgtttctcaCTAAACAAAATCACAAACTTCTCTATGCATTCTGGCTCCAATCAAGAACATTAATTTGGTGAGTAATTTTCCTCATTAACATGCATGAAAAAGTTGTTGTTTCAATGGTGATTAATTCCTTTAATTTGAGTGTTCTTTATTGATATTAATTGTTTTCTGGAACTAAAATAAATTCTTCATTGAATCATAATCAATTATATTTCTCCAACTGCCCTTTGCCATGGCCAACTGGGATGCATTTATATACATGGCTTGAAATATGTGATAACGACGAATGAAGATTTTCTTGGTGTTTGTGTTCTTGTGAATAATCGAAAAGAATTAAGAGATGGGAATGTTTTGGTGTTGCAGGGTTTCAGAGATTAACCTGATGAGGAAGAATCCATTGAAAAGCTCCAAGAGTAATGTGAATGAGTCAAgcaaatatgataataattcagAGTCCTTGACATCCATTGCCAGAAGTATTTCCATGAAAACAGGTATCATTAATTGGAAGATAAAAACTTGTTTGATTCCTTAATTGGATTCCCAAGAAGATAGATTATATTGTTCCATGATCTTCATTTCCATTCTGAGTTTCTGTTGCCCCTATCATCTGGTGTGGAAAATGCTgtaattttcttgatttgatgaaaaaaaaaaacacattttgaATGGGGTGCAGGGATGAGCAAGCAAAAGCAGCTAGCAGAAGACATTATGAGGTATGGGGACATAAAAATTGCAGCAGAAGTGTACACATTTCGCGAGCTAGCCAGCGCGACAGACAACTTCAATCCGGAGCTGTTAGTGGGGGAAGGAGGATTTGGGAGGGTATATAAAGGGCATATCAAAAGAACAAATCAAGtcacatctctctctctctttctctcttcttGCTTTTAGTTAGTTTTCGGCTGAAATGTTTAAATTTCTTGCAGTTTTATTGACTACATTGCTCCCATTTGTGTACAGATTGTTGCAGTAAAGCAGCTGGACAGGAATGGTGTTCAGGGGAACAGGGAATTCCTGGCTGAGGTATTCACTCTCAGCCTTGTTAACCACCGGAATCTCGTGAACCTGATGGGATATTGTGCCGATGGGAATCAAAGAATTCTAGTATACGAGTTTATGCGCAATGGGTCGTTGCAAGATCACCTTTTTGGTATGCATTCATATCAGATTTCTTATGTTTTAGCAGACAGATAGATAGAGTCTTATCTGCTGTTGTCCAGATTTGCCTCCAAGCAAGAGGCCTCTGGATTGGTATACCAGAATGCAGGTGGCCAAGGGTGCAGCTCAGGGGCTAGAATATCTGCATGACACAGCCGATCCTCCAATAATTTATCGCGATTTCAAAACATCAAACATATTGGTGGACGAGGTTTTCAACCCGAAGCTCTCTGATTTTGGCCTCGCGAAGCTAGGCCCAACCGGGGAGCAAGATCACGTGTCTACGAGGATAATGGGAACGTATGGGTATTGCGCCCCCGAGTATGCTAAGACGGGACAGCTCACAACCCGGTCTGATGTTTACAGCTTCGGAGTTGTCTTTCTGGAGATCATTTCAGGGAGGAGAGTGATTGATAACACCAAACCAACTGAGCAACAGAACCTGGTTTCTTGGGTTAGTTTTTTAAGTTTATTCATCTGCAACTTAAATCCTTAAAAATCCTTAACAATTAATGTTGTTTTGCAGGCAAAACCAATTTTTACTGACAGACAAAGGTTCACAACATTGGCTGACCCTAAGCTTGAAGGAAACTACCCACCAAAGGGCATGTACCAAGCTCTTGCTCTTGCAGCTATGTGCATCCAAGACGAAGCTAATATTCGGCCTCTAATTGGCGACGTTGTCAGTGCCCTCGAGTACTTAGCCACCCCAAGCGAGGATTTTAACGGCACAGCCGATGTAGACGACTCCAATTGCCTGTTCATTCCCCAAGGTGCAAGCACTTCCTGAACCAAATGAGCAAGCAGGTTTTTCTGCTAAAGTGCTGACAGATGGTAGGATGAACAAAGGGCTGATTAAATGATCAGTTTATTTTAAGCTCAGTGGATGCATTTCAAAGATCACAAGTTTTTACATTGTTTGATGTGAGttgaaagcaatacaagttttTAAGCATGTACTATGTTTCAGAAACCTTAGCATACAAGGACATCAGAGTTTAATTTGCAGATTTTCCAACCCATTTCATAGTTCATTCATCAGATTTGTTATCTTTCTAAGCCATTTCATGGTTACTGTGGTTGAAAATTCTTGATCTGATTTTGAGGTTATTACTATCATGAAATGATGAACATAAATAAACAGCAATAAACAGCAACACCAGATACCTTAAACAAGTCCCAggaagctatatatatatatacatctgtAATTCCAGAAATTCCAGGTGAACTTCAGGATATTGTGTGTGATCGATAATGTTTAATTTCCGGTTTATAAAAAACCATCAAATGATGGgaaatgaatcaaacacatgAAATatgtgggaaaaaaaaaacaaaaaacaaaaacaaaagtgcTGAGAACTTATTAAGAACCTGACATGAAAACTATGAAACAACTGTTTGTTCCTGGAATCTCTTTGAATCAACTTTAAGATTTACATAGCTGAATCCTCGGATTTCGTTCATCCTATGGGCATCAGAAACATCCACCAGAGAGCAAACACTCTGcaatcctcctcctcctccactcacccttctcttcttcttcttccatttcaACATCATCAACAAC encodes:
- the LOC116029258 gene encoding tobamovirus multiplication protein 1-like, giving the protein MTRIVLEHIAGGFWSFPANWWNEINESVKWQDGIFYSLCVAYGLVSAVALIQLIRIELRVPEFGWTTQKVFHLMNFIVNGVRAVVFAFHKRVFLFHPKVITTALLDIPGLLFFSTYTLLVLFWAEIYHQARSLPTDKLKIFYISINAGIYIVQAGIWVYLWFNDNNTMDVIGKIFVAVVSLVAALGFLLYGGRLFFMLRRFPIESKGRRKKLHEVGSVTAICFTCFLIRCFVVVLSAFDSDASLDVLDHPVLNLIYYLVVEILPSALVLYILRKLPPKRVSAQYHPIR
- the LOC116029257 gene encoding probable serine/threonine-protein kinase PBL23 isoform X1, which codes for MGMFWCCRVSEINLMRKNPLKSSKSNVNESSKYDNNSESLTSIARSISMKTGMSKQKQLAEDIMRYGDIKIAAEVYTFRELASATDNFNPELLVGEGGFGRVYKGHIKRTNQIVAVKQLDRNGVQGNREFLAEVFTLSLVNHRNLVNLMGYCADGNQRILVYEFMRNGSLQDHLFDLPPSKRPLDWYTRMQVAKGAAQGLEYLHDTADPPIIYRDFKTSNILVDEVFNPKLSDFGLAKLGPTGEQDHVSTRIMGTYGYCAPEYAKTGQLTTRSDVYSFGVVFLEIISGRRVIDNTKPTEQQNLVSWAKPIFTDRQRFTTLADPKLEGNYPPKGMYQALALAAMCIQDEANIRPLIGDVVSALEYLATPSEDFNGTADVDDSNCLFIPQGASTS
- the LOC116029257 gene encoding probable serine/threonine-protein kinase PBL23 isoform X2, which encodes MRKNPLKSSKSNVNESSKYDNNSESLTSIARSISMKTGMSKQKQLAEDIMRYGDIKIAAEVYTFRELASATDNFNPELLVGEGGFGRVYKGHIKRTNQIVAVKQLDRNGVQGNREFLAEVFTLSLVNHRNLVNLMGYCADGNQRILVYEFMRNGSLQDHLFDLPPSKRPLDWYTRMQVAKGAAQGLEYLHDTADPPIIYRDFKTSNILVDEVFNPKLSDFGLAKLGPTGEQDHVSTRIMGTYGYCAPEYAKTGQLTTRSDVYSFGVVFLEIISGRRVIDNTKPTEQQNLVSWAKPIFTDRQRFTTLADPKLEGNYPPKGMYQALALAAMCIQDEANIRPLIGDVVSALEYLATPSEDFNGTADVDDSNCLFIPQGASTS